Proteins encoded together in one Shewanella acanthi window:
- a CDS encoding sensor domain-containing diguanylate cyclase produces MFAKLRQILHRLRQPSKSTVPKVVLIIGMFFGICFALAALIYIRGNIFDGVRTYVRGEGLWAKAQKDATFYLIHYSYNKNEIEYQRYLEATHVMQGDNSARRALLANPPDLLKAKAGFIQGLNDERDTESLIWFFQNFQSTYYMQRAIEIWTLADERFKTTMLLADSMHNEITLFGGRPGILAQYRQQLIALNEELLDLEIEFSAVLSEGARWVKNVTWWISLGSLLLFISIATFASRQIIRSIASSEKQLLISESRFSSLKNSDTIGIISWEVNGDIHDANDHFLQMIGYDREDLNAGLVNWRLLTPPECEARDAIAIEELLTTGHCNQYEKLLISKSGALVPVMLGGSLLSGSTQEGVAYFMDLTSSKQAEDKLRLAATVFNASTDGIIITDPILNIISINQAFTDITGFTAQQLQYDAHRFINTGHVNEDAYQAMVNLIQQGEQWQGELIKETEENGILPLSVRISTVRNEQDRLTHFVIVLTDISERKAEEEHLRHIAHHDALTNLPNRVLFHTKLEQAIVHAQRAKGMFAILFLDLDNFKPVNDEYGHDVGDKLLQEVAKRLSASIRQIDTITRLGGDEFVILLENLPNEESVPPLIRKIVQMVTEPCIIQGHQLRIGVSIGSSIYPNNGTDAKTLINYADQAMYLVKKERKTKKLYSA; encoded by the coding sequence ATGTTCGCTAAGCTTAGACAAATCCTACATCGGCTACGTCAACCCTCAAAATCAACCGTCCCTAAGGTCGTGTTGATTATTGGTATGTTTTTTGGGATTTGTTTTGCCCTAGCCGCGCTTATCTATATCCGAGGAAATATTTTCGATGGCGTCAGAACCTATGTTCGTGGCGAGGGGTTATGGGCAAAGGCGCAAAAGGATGCCACCTTCTATCTGATCCACTACTCCTACAATAAAAACGAAATAGAATACCAACGCTATCTTGAGGCGACCCATGTCATGCAAGGTGATAACAGTGCCCGTAGGGCCCTGTTAGCTAATCCCCCTGATCTATTAAAGGCCAAAGCAGGCTTTATTCAGGGATTAAATGACGAACGGGATACCGAATCACTGATTTGGTTCTTTCAGAATTTTCAATCCACCTACTACATGCAAAGAGCCATCGAAATATGGACTTTAGCGGACGAACGCTTCAAAACCACGATGCTATTAGCAGACTCGATGCACAATGAAATCACGCTCTTTGGCGGCAGACCAGGGATCCTCGCTCAATATCGACAGCAACTTATCGCATTAAACGAAGAATTACTCGACCTTGAGATCGAATTTTCCGCCGTTTTGAGTGAAGGCGCTCGCTGGGTAAAAAATGTGACTTGGTGGATAAGCCTTGGCTCACTGCTACTGTTTATCAGTATCGCCACCTTCGCCAGCCGCCAGATTATTCGCAGCATCGCAAGCTCAGAGAAACAATTGCTGATCAGCGAGTCACGCTTTAGCAGTCTTAAAAACTCAGACACTATCGGCATTATTTCATGGGAAGTGAATGGCGATATCCATGATGCCAATGATCATTTCCTACAAATGATCGGATACGATCGCGAAGACTTAAATGCAGGTTTAGTCAATTGGCGCCTATTAACCCCTCCAGAATGTGAAGCGAGAGATGCTATCGCGATAGAGGAATTACTCACTACAGGGCACTGTAATCAGTATGAAAAATTACTGATCAGTAAAAGCGGCGCCTTAGTTCCGGTGATGTTAGGGGGAAGCCTTTTAAGTGGCAGCACCCAAGAGGGGGTTGCGTATTTTATGGATCTCACCAGCAGTAAACAGGCTGAAGATAAACTGAGATTGGCAGCGACCGTATTTAATGCCAGTACCGATGGTATTATTATCACGGATCCAATTCTTAACATTATATCTATTAATCAAGCGTTTACTGATATTACTGGGTTCACTGCACAGCAATTACAATACGATGCCCATCGCTTTATCAATACCGGACATGTCAATGAGGACGCCTATCAGGCGATGGTGAACCTGATTCAACAGGGTGAGCAGTGGCAGGGAGAATTAATCAAAGAAACCGAGGAAAATGGCATCCTTCCCCTTAGTGTTCGCATTAGTACAGTGCGCAATGAACAGGACAGACTCACTCATTTTGTTATAGTGCTCACCGATATTTCGGAGCGCAAAGCCGAAGAAGAACATTTGCGCCATATCGCTCACCACGACGCACTAACCAACCTCCCCAACCGTGTGCTATTTCATACAAAATTAGAACAGGCAATAGTCCATGCCCAGCGCGCGAAGGGCATGTTTGCGATATTGTTCCTCGATTTAGATAACTTCAAACCGGTTAATGATGAATACGGCCACGATGTAGGCGATAAATTACTGCAGGAAGTCGCTAAACGCTTGTCAGCCAGCATTCGGCAAATTGATACCATTACCCGACTTGGCGGCGACGAGTTTGTCATTCTACTCGAAAACCTACCCAATGAAGAAAGCGTGCCACCGCTGATCCGTAAAATCGTTCAAATGGTGACAGAACCTTGCATCATACAGGGGCACCAATTGCGAATTGGCGTCAGTATTGGTTCATCCATTTATCCCAATAATGGTACCGATGCTAAAACCCTGATCAATTACGCCGACCAAGCCATGTATCTAGTTAAAAAGGAACGTAAAACCAAGAAGTTGTACTCGGCTTAA
- a CDS encoding excalibur calcium-binding domain-containing protein — protein sequence MEKGMLVRWNDDKGFGFIKPDTSEHQDVFIHISVLRHMARKPKVGDSIRYQAQRQNDGKVKAVIASIEGVAVIAASNNLKKSSRTHRNPSSTTGSFPRLIMPLFLIVGIGLFAYNKYQAYLGTPIITNEDVARMQKYETLPLVSKFQCESGKTYCSQMTSCEEATFYINHCPDTKMDGDGDGIPCESQWCGH from the coding sequence ATGGAAAAAGGTATGCTAGTTCGATGGAATGACGACAAAGGATTTGGCTTTATTAAACCAGATACTTCCGAACACCAAGATGTCTTTATTCATATCTCAGTGTTACGACATATGGCGCGCAAACCTAAAGTGGGTGATAGCATTCGCTATCAGGCGCAAAGACAAAATGACGGTAAGGTAAAAGCCGTTATCGCTTCAATTGAAGGCGTTGCTGTCATTGCTGCTTCCAATAACCTCAAAAAATCCTCACGCACGCACCGTAACCCAAGTTCTACCACTGGATCATTTCCTCGACTTATCATGCCGTTATTCCTAATCGTGGGAATCGGCTTATTTGCCTATAACAAGTATCAAGCCTATTTAGGTACACCGATTATCACGAACGAAGACGTAGCAAGGATGCAAAAATATGAAACTCTCCCCCTCGTATCTAAATTTCAATGCGAATCGGGTAAAACCTACTGCAGCCAAATGACTTCCTGTGAAGAAGCCACTTTTTATATAAACCATTGCCCTGATACCAAAATGGATGGTGATGGCGATGGTATTCCCTGTGAATCCCAGTGGTGTGGACACTAA
- a CDS encoding S8 family peptidase, with protein sequence MNKVAVMVATALYVGSGVASTATVAPSDELNSVWATQPADYAPQPLAEESYTWENQVNKTIKKQREIFTAEADIHGVHKYIVQLSDAPIATYDGGVAQLAATQNTVVKARGTNTPLNLNQPQLKAYNNYLAEKRASFVAQAQALQGVDVKVSREFSVALNGFVTELTQEQAQRLAKVPGVKRITREKIYELKTFSTPAQTGATSVWSSSALNTLSNKGEGMVVGIIDTGINYDHPSFAEVGGDGFKHTNPNGSGKFLGDCVDSPEYCNDKLIGIYSYPEITQAYTDPVFAETRPAIGLDYNSHGSHVAGTVAGNIIKDLIHSGPDFAAQSKGVETGLKLDQVSGMAPHANIISYQVCWPGGSGDPYAGCPSSAIVAAIEQSAIDNVDVINASLGSLEEDPWLDPMEQAFLNAAASGVFVAVAAGNSGPDLMTADHSSPWVTTVAAHTADQIVGFKKNTVEQMSGGATAAPADIIGATRNFNSVTGLMVDASKFKNANETVASAIKNCDKPFPEGTFDLADNPDTEIDESAQDVIVLCSRSSYPLMTKAANVKAGGAEGIVIANQSSVLDSSAPEIPYAVPGSLIKFADGAKLRTWLATGSGHMATITAGAAEIKNVDKERVAHFSGRGPSYFGIDTLFVDIAAPGVDIFAAASDDQPFTKNPSAGDWATLSGTSMASPHVAGAAALLRQSHPDWTPMQVQSALLMTASNDLTNSSFLDFYSDFNETSALQDVGAGRMHVELADKVGLVLDESMDNMATANPNLGGRPKNLNTAYMVDNECPTECSFVRTFTATEDATWTVNAETWFGDFDISVAPQSFTIKAGESQSIVVTAKTRKNVAGTSVIDLTGNQGQIVLTSDNPASPVLELPVWTYEGDSGLPDYLKINAHRKSATLNVGPFNTAEITDFTARSFGMVKGEDKTVHLYTDKTGADPFDTIEIDGKDVVNYNHVEWTDVPEGAKLLAGSVVGSDYGRVLVFMGQDTDGDGLPSMDETLCMSTTYTIANFCTITNPQAGRYFTVYMNLATISTGQTDMGRDISFSTAVVTGDNGNLTVKAPSQIPGYEEYNLELAYHLPEMEVGNTYFGGFDIGSNANDAGNLGFVPVIINQIDKDVTFTASRETAHAGEVVEFNINVIANNEAAARDFALNAKFPEAIQIIPGTIVASNATPGTPVLENNSINLSGVQETTKDVVRNYKITNNQNDPMCSLTAAKSPYPGYLELKEGLGWRTLEGVQGTYRNEFKYNLKDLMNTQEDITFPLFNKFMINTIKLNPAGLISLNTDRRAPAYHVEFPSGGAANGIPEFIIAPYWTGDNTIPARFDGGYGKYHLNAGITPTYTSSREWLVLEWDNVERTGTPGQLVDFEMFLRMNINYEPGNYEMLFAYDNLQMVDGSGSIGFKAADGRILVDGDMPVDLTLGDSVAYNNLDAVISNKFVVCMDYTGPEESQFNVKFNAYVSEKAAGTTQTLMVENHLAGADSEVLELQLEVSGNITLAPIGDKTVKEEETLTFEVLYADENQVSNIIEVSGDNFTSTVSGNTSGSIVTLTPKKHFHGETTVTVKVKDSVNPEDAATTSFKLEVISDGIEYGCTDKKASNYNANANKDDGSCKVPVTPEAEAEEKSSGGALGWLALGLLPFGFRRNRKSH encoded by the coding sequence ATGAATAAAGTCGCCGTGATGGTGGCTACAGCTTTGTATGTTGGTAGCGGTGTCGCTTCAACTGCTACTGTTGCGCCATCTGATGAGCTGAACTCCGTTTGGGCAACGCAACCTGCGGATTATGCTCCGCAGCCATTAGCAGAAGAATCCTATACTTGGGAAAACCAAGTTAATAAAACAATCAAAAAACAGCGCGAAATCTTCACTGCTGAAGCCGATATTCATGGTGTACATAAGTACATTGTACAGCTAAGTGATGCACCTATTGCGACTTACGATGGTGGCGTTGCACAACTTGCCGCGACACAAAATACGGTAGTCAAAGCACGTGGAACTAATACTCCGCTTAACTTGAATCAACCTCAGTTAAAAGCTTATAACAATTACTTGGCTGAGAAACGCGCGAGTTTCGTTGCCCAAGCACAGGCATTACAAGGCGTTGATGTCAAAGTTAGCCGTGAGTTTTCGGTTGCATTAAACGGTTTTGTTACTGAACTTACACAGGAACAAGCTCAACGTCTGGCTAAAGTACCAGGTGTTAAGCGTATTACCCGTGAAAAAATCTATGAGTTAAAAACGTTTAGCACGCCAGCTCAAACTGGCGCGACGAGTGTTTGGAGCTCTAGCGCACTCAATACGTTGTCTAACAAGGGTGAAGGCATGGTAGTCGGTATTATCGATACCGGTATTAACTATGATCATCCGTCATTTGCAGAAGTCGGCGGCGATGGCTTCAAACATACTAACCCTAACGGTTCGGGTAAGTTCCTCGGCGATTGTGTTGACTCACCAGAGTACTGTAACGACAAGCTTATTGGTATTTACTCTTATCCAGAAATCACCCAAGCCTATACTGACCCAGTGTTTGCTGAAACTCGACCTGCAATAGGTTTGGACTATAACAGCCACGGTTCACACGTAGCTGGCACTGTTGCTGGTAACATCATCAAAGACTTAATCCACTCAGGTCCCGATTTTGCCGCTCAGAGTAAAGGGGTTGAAACGGGTCTTAAGTTAGACCAAGTGTCTGGTATGGCTCCACACGCTAACATTATTTCGTATCAAGTCTGTTGGCCAGGTGGTTCGGGAGACCCATATGCGGGTTGTCCAAGCTCTGCTATTGTCGCTGCAATTGAGCAATCTGCCATCGATAACGTTGATGTTATCAATGCTTCTTTAGGTTCGCTTGAAGAAGATCCATGGTTAGACCCAATGGAGCAAGCATTCTTAAATGCGGCTGCATCGGGTGTATTCGTCGCTGTGGCTGCGGGTAACTCGGGCCCAGACTTAATGACTGCAGACCACTCATCTCCATGGGTGACGACAGTTGCAGCTCACACTGCTGATCAAATTGTCGGTTTCAAGAAAAACACCGTTGAGCAAATGTCGGGCGGTGCTACGGCTGCTCCAGCAGATATCATTGGTGCAACCCGTAACTTCAATTCAGTTACAGGACTGATGGTTGATGCGAGTAAATTCAAAAACGCTAATGAAACCGTTGCGTCTGCGATTAAAAACTGTGATAAGCCGTTCCCTGAGGGCACATTCGATCTGGCCGATAATCCAGATACTGAAATTGACGAAAGTGCACAAGACGTAATTGTTCTGTGTTCTCGCAGCTCTTACCCTCTGATGACGAAAGCGGCTAACGTTAAAGCAGGTGGTGCAGAAGGTATTGTTATTGCAAACCAATCATCGGTATTGGATTCGAGTGCCCCTGAAATTCCTTATGCGGTTCCAGGTTCACTGATTAAGTTTGCCGATGGCGCTAAACTGCGCACTTGGTTAGCGACTGGCTCAGGTCATATGGCGACGATTACAGCTGGTGCGGCTGAAATTAAAAATGTAGATAAAGAGCGCGTCGCTCACTTCTCTGGCCGTGGTCCATCTTACTTTGGTATTGATACCCTGTTTGTGGATATCGCAGCTCCAGGTGTCGATATTTTCGCTGCTGCATCAGACGATCAGCCATTTACCAAAAACCCTTCAGCAGGTGATTGGGCGACCTTATCAGGTACTTCCATGGCGAGTCCGCACGTGGCAGGCGCTGCTGCGCTACTGCGTCAATCGCACCCAGATTGGACACCAATGCAAGTCCAATCGGCACTTCTGATGACGGCATCGAACGATCTGACAAACTCTAGCTTCTTAGATTTCTATTCAGATTTCAATGAAACTTCAGCTCTGCAAGATGTGGGTGCGGGTCGTATGCACGTTGAGTTAGCCGATAAAGTGGGTCTGGTGCTCGACGAGTCTATGGATAATATGGCGACTGCTAACCCTAATCTGGGTGGACGTCCTAAGAACTTGAACACGGCGTATATGGTCGATAACGAATGTCCGACAGAATGTTCGTTCGTGCGTACCTTTACCGCAACTGAAGATGCAACTTGGACTGTTAACGCTGAAACTTGGTTCGGTGATTTTGATATCAGTGTTGCACCACAAAGCTTTACCATTAAAGCAGGTGAAAGCCAATCTATCGTTGTGACCGCTAAGACGAGAAAGAATGTTGCAGGTACTAGCGTTATTGATTTAACCGGTAACCAAGGTCAAATCGTGCTCACTTCTGATAATCCAGCATCTCCAGTGCTTGAACTACCAGTGTGGACCTATGAAGGTGATTCTGGTTTACCTGATTACTTGAAGATTAACGCACACCGTAAGTCTGCAACCTTAAACGTGGGTCCATTCAATACTGCGGAAATCACCGATTTCACTGCGCGTAGCTTTGGTATGGTGAAGGGTGAAGACAAGACTGTTCATCTGTATACCGACAAAACGGGTGCCGATCCGTTCGACACCATTGAGATTGATGGTAAAGACGTTGTGAATTACAACCACGTCGAGTGGACTGATGTGCCTGAGGGCGCTAAGTTACTAGCGGGTAGTGTTGTCGGAAGTGATTACGGTCGCGTACTGGTATTTATGGGTCAAGACACAGATGGTGACGGTTTACCATCAATGGATGAAACCCTATGTATGTCTACCACTTACACGATTGCTAACTTCTGTACCATCACTAACCCACAGGCGGGTCGTTACTTTACCGTCTATATGAACCTAGCGACTATCTCTACCGGTCAAACGGATATGGGTCGTGATATTAGCTTCTCGACCGCGGTTGTTACAGGTGACAACGGTAATTTAACCGTTAAAGCGCCTTCGCAAATCCCTGGTTACGAAGAGTACAACTTAGAACTAGCTTATCATCTGCCAGAAATGGAAGTGGGTAATACTTACTTCGGTGGTTTCGATATCGGTTCTAACGCTAATGACGCGGGTAACTTAGGTTTTGTGCCGGTTATCATCAACCAAATCGACAAAGATGTGACCTTTACTGCGAGTCGTGAAACGGCCCATGCTGGTGAAGTGGTTGAATTCAACATCAATGTGATTGCTAACAATGAAGCGGCTGCCCGTGATTTCGCCTTAAATGCGAAATTCCCAGAGGCTATCCAAATCATTCCAGGTACTATCGTTGCTTCTAACGCAACGCCTGGTACGCCAGTGCTGGAAAATAACAGCATCAACTTATCGGGTGTACAGGAAACGACTAAAGACGTTGTCCGTAACTATAAGATCACGAATAACCAAAATGATCCTATGTGTTCGTTGACTGCGGCTAAATCGCCATACCCTGGTTATCTTGAACTGAAAGAAGGCTTAGGTTGGAGAACGTTAGAAGGTGTTCAAGGTACTTATAGAAATGAGTTTAAGTACAATCTGAAAGACTTGATGAATACCCAGGAAGATATTACCTTCCCATTATTTAATAAGTTTATGATTAACACCATTAAACTCAATCCAGCGGGCCTAATTAGTTTAAATACTGATCGCCGTGCACCAGCCTACCACGTAGAGTTTCCATCTGGTGGTGCTGCAAATGGTATTCCTGAGTTCATCATTGCTCCTTACTGGACAGGTGATAACACTATTCCTGCACGCTTCGATGGCGGTTATGGTAAGTACCACCTAAACGCAGGTATTACCCCAACTTATACTTCTTCACGTGAATGGTTAGTACTGGAGTGGGATAACGTTGAGCGTACTGGCACGCCTGGCCAACTGGTTGACTTTGAAATGTTCTTACGTATGAACATTAACTACGAACCAGGTAACTATGAAATGTTGTTTGCCTATGACAACTTGCAAATGGTTGATGGTAGCGGTTCTATCGGCTTTAAAGCTGCCGATGGTCGTATCCTAGTTGACGGTGACATGCCAGTCGATTTAACTCTAGGTGATTCAGTTGCCTATAACAACTTAGATGCAGTGATCAGCAACAAGTTTGTGGTTTGTATGGATTATACCGGTCCAGAAGAGTCACAATTCAATGTGAAGTTCAATGCCTATGTGTCTGAAAAGGCTGCGGGTACCACGCAAACTCTGATGGTTGAAAACCACTTAGCAGGCGCGGATAGCGAAGTGTTAGAACTGCAACTTGAAGTTTCAGGCAACATCACTTTAGCACCAATTGGCGACAAGACGGTGAAGGAAGAAGAGACCTTAACTTTCGAAGTGCTGTATGCGGATGAGAACCAAGTCAGCAACATCATTGAAGTAAGTGGTGATAACTTTACTTCAACTGTAAGTGGTAACACTTCAGGTAGCATTGTTACCTTAACACCTAAGAAGCACTTCCATGGCGAAACGACTGTGACTGTTAAAGTAAAAGACAGTGTTAACCCAGAAGATGCAGCAACAACTAGCTTCAAATTAGAAGTGATTTCTGACGGTATTGAGTACGGCTGTACCGATAAGAAAGCCTCTAACTATAATGCGAATGCTAACAAGGATGACGGCAGCTGTAAGGTGCCTGTGACTCCTGAAGCGGAAGCTGAAGAGAAAAGTTCTGGCGGTGCTTTAGGCTGGTTAGCTTTAGGTCTGCTGCCTTTCGGCTTCAGAAGAAACCGCAAGTCACACTAA
- a CDS encoding thioredoxin family protein — MNTQSIHQIDSMEHLTSLINMHSALLLLFGSQDCGVCQNLKPRIADMLAAEFPLMQMAYIDCTQHSEIAAEYQVFSLPVVECLFEGKSFGRFAKVFSLNDLRSAIERPYSFLPNESIHYE, encoded by the coding sequence ATGAACACACAATCAATCCATCAAATTGACTCAATGGAACATCTCACTTCATTAATAAATATGCATTCAGCTCTGCTATTACTCTTCGGCTCACAGGATTGTGGTGTATGCCAGAACCTCAAACCGCGAATTGCCGACATGCTCGCAGCGGAGTTTCCGCTGATGCAAATGGCCTACATAGACTGCACACAGCACAGCGAAATTGCCGCGGAGTACCAAGTATTCAGCCTACCCGTGGTGGAATGTCTATTTGAGGGGAAATCCTTTGGCCGCTTTGCCAAAGTATTCTCTTTAAATGATCTACGTAGCGCGATTGAACGGCCTTACTCATTTTTACCAAATGAATCAATACACTATGAATAA
- a CDS encoding PxKF domain-containing protein, with amino-acid sequence MFNASILKRANIIAGSVALLLATSAYAKDTVYLDEITGLTINDITVDDFKSRLADKEKLTFATPFVVNSKVKLTLKWKVDTGNGAPTLYDNKHNVITFSAMSPANNALNIQLSTTTCTFADPDTVAESSCEFDISFNLPNEANQAQIHIKTSSPDSNEVNKNNVLQAEDTHINFTVEEENIVKLGTTLKVKDSQCFAYQAGEVNLTSNLFETSSKKVISDATVNYMIDGEPVDSAMTDGSGEANLPYNVNNLKVGDHNLFAAYKGNSHYTSSDDSAMMGIYYNFSGFLPPINPEGNSIFGNGRVIPVKIKLFDANQNPVSDAQPTVWIYKAYEGNELGEVIEAASSVSSADSGNIMRYDPVEQQYIYNADLSALTNGTYAIVVETGDSDCFQDKPKVAFITVEKKGKK; translated from the coding sequence ATGTTTAATGCTTCAATTCTAAAGCGTGCAAATATTATTGCGGGTAGTGTGGCTTTATTACTCGCCACATCGGCTTATGCAAAGGATACTGTTTACCTTGATGAAATTACTGGCCTAACAATCAATGATATTACTGTAGATGATTTCAAAAGTAGGTTGGCGGACAAGGAAAAATTAACTTTTGCAACACCTTTCGTTGTTAATTCAAAAGTGAAATTAACACTTAAATGGAAAGTTGATACAGGAAACGGCGCTCCAACCCTTTATGATAACAAACATAATGTCATTACATTTAGTGCCATGTCCCCAGCAAACAATGCACTAAATATCCAACTTTCAACTACTACATGTACATTTGCAGATCCTGATACAGTTGCAGAGTCTTCATGCGAATTTGATATTTCTTTCAACCTGCCAAATGAAGCTAACCAAGCACAAATTCATATTAAAACATCCAGTCCTGATTCTAATGAAGTCAATAAGAATAATGTGCTTCAAGCTGAAGATACGCACATCAACTTCACTGTTGAAGAAGAAAATATTGTCAAACTTGGCACTACGCTAAAAGTTAAGGACAGCCAATGTTTTGCCTATCAAGCTGGTGAAGTTAATTTAACTTCCAACCTCTTTGAAACTAGCAGCAAAAAAGTTATTTCCGATGCGACTGTAAACTATATGATTGATGGCGAACCAGTTGACTCTGCCATGACAGATGGAAGTGGTGAGGCCAATCTGCCATACAACGTCAATAATCTAAAAGTTGGTGATCACAACTTATTTGCCGCCTATAAAGGTAATAGCCATTACACTTCCAGTGACGATAGCGCAATGATGGGTATTTACTACAATTTCAGCGGCTTCTTGCCCCCGATCAATCCCGAAGGTAACAGTATTTTTGGCAATGGCCGTGTTATCCCTGTAAAAATAAAACTGTTTGATGCTAATCAAAATCCAGTATCAGATGCTCAGCCGACAGTTTGGATTTATAAAGCGTATGAAGGAAATGAGCTTGGTGAGGTAATCGAAGCAGCAAGTTCAGTATCAAGTGCTGATTCTGGCAATATCATGCGTTATGACCCTGTAGAACAGCAATATATCTACAATGCCGATTTATCTGCACTCACAAATGGTACTTATGCCATTGTGGTGGAGACTGGAGATAGCGATTGTTTTCAAGATAAACCAAAAGTGGCTTTCATTACCGTCGAAAAGAAAGGTAAAAAGTAA
- a CDS encoding arginine N-succinyltransferase — MGLTHSATQVGRAAYPRLTNAFGPTLQRGFTGLQVLLIILVTIAVTIGVTFFVVRSYIFPKPLTPVSLTAKEEAKLDSKLSQLGWQSDRSTKSNATNTGSGKTSGNLSDKNSTNTDDFQPEPYRENPENRKVTFSEREVNSIIGRNPDFAKRIAIDFSDNLASAKILIPIPQDFPIMAGEILRVNAGLDIHLDANRRPSVALVGVSLMGVPIPNAWLGNIKNVNLVSEFGDRGFWNAFADGVEDIHIREGELYIHLRP; from the coding sequence ATGGGTCTAACACATAGTGCAACTCAAGTCGGAAGAGCCGCTTATCCTCGACTGACCAATGCCTTCGGTCCAACCTTACAACGTGGGTTCACTGGGCTGCAGGTTTTATTGATCATCTTAGTGACTATCGCCGTGACGATAGGAGTGACCTTTTTTGTAGTACGCAGTTATATCTTCCCAAAACCGCTGACGCCAGTGAGTTTAACGGCAAAGGAAGAAGCCAAACTCGATAGCAAATTGAGCCAACTCGGCTGGCAGAGTGATCGCAGTACAAAATCAAATGCGACAAACACAGGCTCTGGCAAGACTTCGGGCAACCTTTCTGACAAAAATTCGACCAATACAGATGATTTTCAGCCCGAGCCCTACCGTGAAAACCCTGAGAATAGAAAAGTTACCTTTAGCGAGCGTGAGGTAAACTCCATCATTGGTCGTAATCCCGATTTTGCTAAACGTATCGCCATCGATTTTTCGGATAATCTTGCCAGTGCCAAAATTCTTATCCCTATTCCACAGGATTTTCCGATTATGGCGGGGGAAATATTAAGAGTGAATGCAGGGCTCGATATTCATCTCGATGCGAATCGTCGCCCGAGTGTGGCCTTAGTAGGGGTAAGTTTAATGGGCGTGCCTATTCCCAATGCTTGGCTTGGCAATATTAAGAATGTGAATCTGGTGAGTGAGTTTGGTGACCGCGGATTTTGGAATGCCTTCGCCGATGGTGTAGAGGATATTCATATCCGAGAAGGTGAGTTGTATATCCATTTACGGCCTTGA